The proteins below come from a single Chitinophaga pinensis DSM 2588 genomic window:
- a CDS encoding cryptochrome/photolyase family protein, protein MTLEAVTLIFPHQLYEQHPALDKSRQVYLVEEALYFTQYPFHQHKLTLHRASMQYYAHFLEQKGYQVSYIDSTEQHATIQALIKWLHSKKVYELHYAETDDYLLERRINRYCRQYDIAPVTYINPGFINRLDEVTTFFDGRKRYFMQDFYIHQRKTRQILIDVKGPVGGHWSFDADNREKIPKGESIPDPRFPPAGKYLKEAISYVQQHYKNNPGDATTCRYPVTHQQAEHWLEQFLEERFRKFGIYEDAIVQTESILYHSMLTPALNIGLLLPMQILEKAIAMAPVHKVPLNSLEGFIRQILGWREFIRILYRREGSKQRTTNFWDHERPMPDSFYTGNTGIPPIDQTIHKLLRHGYTHHIERLMILGNFMLLCELHPDAVYQWFMELYIDAYDWVMVPNVYGMSQFADGGLMSTKPYISSSNYILKMSNYPKGDWCQVWDGLFWRFMHKHRDFLGDNQRLGMLVKMLDKMDKQVLKSHLHHAEEFLGKLT, encoded by the coding sequence ATGACACTGGAAGCGGTCACGCTGATATTTCCACATCAGTTATACGAACAACATCCGGCACTGGATAAAAGCAGACAGGTATACCTGGTGGAAGAAGCGCTCTATTTCACGCAATACCCCTTTCACCAGCATAAACTCACCTTACACCGCGCCAGTATGCAGTATTACGCTCATTTCCTGGAACAGAAAGGCTATCAGGTCAGCTATATAGATAGCACGGAACAACACGCAACGATACAGGCATTGATCAAATGGTTACACAGTAAAAAAGTATATGAACTGCACTACGCAGAAACAGACGATTATTTACTGGAACGACGTATCAACCGTTACTGCCGGCAATACGACATCGCTCCTGTAACTTACATCAACCCTGGGTTCATTAACCGTCTTGATGAAGTGACGACTTTCTTTGACGGACGGAAGCGCTATTTCATGCAGGACTTCTACATTCATCAGCGTAAAACTCGTCAGATCCTTATCGACGTCAAGGGACCTGTGGGCGGCCACTGGAGCTTCGATGCTGATAACCGGGAAAAGATCCCCAAAGGTGAAAGCATTCCTGATCCCCGCTTCCCTCCTGCCGGTAAATACTTAAAAGAAGCCATCAGCTACGTACAACAACACTATAAAAACAATCCCGGAGACGCAACTACATGTCGCTATCCCGTTACACACCAGCAGGCCGAGCATTGGCTGGAACAATTCCTGGAAGAACGTTTCCGCAAATTTGGTATCTACGAAGATGCCATCGTGCAGACAGAAAGCATTCTCTATCACAGTATGCTCACACCTGCATTAAACATAGGACTGCTACTACCCATGCAGATCCTTGAAAAAGCAATCGCCATGGCCCCTGTACATAAAGTGCCGCTGAACTCACTGGAAGGATTTATCCGCCAGATACTCGGCTGGCGGGAATTTATCAGAATACTCTACAGACGCGAAGGCAGCAAACAACGTACGACCAATTTCTGGGATCATGAACGGCCAATGCCGGATAGTTTTTATACCGGTAATACAGGCATTCCGCCTATCGACCAGACCATCCACAAATTACTCAGACATGGATACACGCACCACATAGAGCGGCTGATGATACTGGGCAATTTCATGTTGCTTTGCGAGCTCCACCCGGATGCCGTCTATCAATGGTTCATGGAATTATATATCGACGCGTATGACTGGGTCATGGTGCCCAATGTGTACGGCATGAGTCAGTTTGCCGACGGTGGACTGATGAGCACAAAACCCTACATCAGCAGCAGTAACTACATCCTGAAAATGAGCAACTACCCTAAAGGCGACTGGTGCCAGGTATGGGATGGTCTTTTCTGGCGTTTTATGCATAAACACAGGGATTTTCTGGGAGATAATCAAAGGCTGGGTATGCTGGTAAAGATGCTCGATAAGATGGATAAACAGGTGCTAAAATCACACCTGCATCATGCAGAAGAATTCCTCGGCAAACTGACGTAG
- the dinB gene encoding DNA polymerase IV, with translation MESETNKKLRKIIHIDMDAFYASVEQRDNPEYRGKAIAVGGSPEGRGGVVATASYEARKFGVRSAMPSKRALQLCPELIFIRPRFDVYKEASRKIREIFSRHTDIIEPLSLDEAFLDVTEDKQQIGSAIEIAKLIKQAIKDELQLTASAGVSVNKFVAKIASDLNKPDGLTFIGPSSIESFMEKLPVEKFFGVGKVTADKMKRMGLHTGADLKRLSENDLKTHFGKVGAFYYRIVRGIDEREVQPHRETKSLGAEDTFPYDLTRTEEMNAELEKIAVTVYERLKRYGLKGRTVTLKIKYSDFRQITRNQSFPVPVGDLEKILETAKQLLLSTEPEDKPVRLLGISLSNFGEIVPVNNRPDNTIQLSLFDDV, from the coding sequence ATGGAGAGTGAAACAAATAAGAAACTACGGAAGATCATTCATATTGACATGGATGCATTTTATGCATCTGTAGAGCAACGCGACAACCCTGAATATCGCGGTAAAGCAATAGCAGTTGGAGGATCTCCCGAAGGTAGAGGCGGCGTAGTGGCAACAGCCAGCTATGAAGCACGTAAGTTTGGTGTACGCTCTGCTATGCCTTCCAAAAGAGCATTACAGCTTTGCCCTGAACTGATCTTTATCCGCCCGAGATTTGATGTGTATAAAGAAGCCTCCCGCAAAATACGGGAGATATTCTCCCGCCATACCGATATCATAGAACCCCTCTCGCTCGATGAAGCCTTCCTGGATGTGACCGAAGACAAACAACAGATCGGCTCTGCCATCGAAATTGCAAAACTGATCAAACAAGCCATAAAAGATGAACTGCAACTCACCGCATCCGCAGGCGTATCTGTGAATAAGTTTGTCGCAAAAATTGCATCCGATCTGAATAAACCCGACGGACTCACATTCATCGGTCCTTCCTCTATTGAATCCTTCATGGAAAAACTACCGGTCGAAAAATTCTTTGGTGTAGGAAAAGTCACGGCAGATAAGATGAAGCGAATGGGCCTGCACACCGGTGCTGACCTGAAACGCTTATCAGAAAATGACCTGAAAACACACTTCGGGAAAGTGGGCGCATTCTATTACAGGATTGTCAGAGGCATCGACGAAAGAGAAGTACAGCCACATCGTGAAACAAAATCCCTGGGGGCAGAAGATACCTTTCCCTATGATCTGACGCGCACAGAAGAAATGAATGCCGAACTGGAAAAGATCGCAGTAACGGTATACGAACGACTAAAAAGATATGGCCTGAAAGGCAGAACGGTTACATTAAAAATCAAGTACAGCGACTTCAGACAGATCACACGTAATCAGTCATTCCCTGTTCCTGTCGGTGACCTGGAAAAAATACTGGAAACGGCGAAACAACTGTTACTGTCAACAGAACCGGAAGACAAACCGGTACGCTTACTGGGGATCTCGTTGTCTAATTTTGGAGAGATCGTACCGGTCAATAACCGGCCGGATAATACCATACAACTATCCCTCTTTGATGATGTATAA
- a CDS encoding RagB/SusD family nutrient uptake outer membrane protein, with the protein MKRISKIATYAALALLPVFGSSCTDLTENVYDQIDTRNFYNNKEEVVSAVLRPYTHANAWVTPGQNGWWRLSELSADQLAWPQKGRHGYDGGNWIRLHYHTWLVDDGPILDCWYLTWTGLGFCTTAIENLERREAGEMGITQAEKDAYVSELRLLRAFHYLRIMDIWGNVPIVTQVGIPVSPPTATRKEVFDFVEKEILDHIEDAPLLSKALIGRMSKAGAYSMLVELYLNAEKWSGTPRWDDCIAAANKLINGEAGGMNGTLALDTNITDTYKPTNDLSKEIIFSIAYDYQVADFTPQWTGDFYHFNQGLINGNDRNGNDGVVVIPGVYTTFSDADKRKKEWISAGPQWKYGSADTIPVIASGGNEYNGEQLVFVDNIRKNKLGSTTSDMTQGEENSGVRFNKYKLGPINDPHYRSTDWAVYRLSWVYFAKAEALMRKNGGTATQEAVDLVNACKQRAFAPAVWEANKYTTSTLTMDELLAELGREFIFEGYRRQELIRWNKFTTATWWDHRASESFRELFAIPQVQRALNVNLEQNPGYPK; encoded by the coding sequence ATGAAACGAATTTCGAAAATAGCAACATATGCAGCGCTCGCATTACTTCCTGTATTTGGGAGCAGCTGTACCGACTTGACTGAAAATGTGTATGACCAGATCGATACACGTAATTTCTATAACAATAAAGAAGAAGTAGTATCGGCAGTATTAAGACCATACACCCATGCGAATGCCTGGGTAACGCCTGGTCAGAATGGATGGTGGCGTTTGAGTGAGTTATCGGCAGATCAGCTGGCATGGCCACAGAAAGGTCGTCATGGTTATGATGGTGGTAACTGGATACGTCTGCACTATCATACCTGGTTGGTGGATGATGGTCCGATCCTGGACTGTTGGTATTTAACATGGACAGGTTTGGGCTTTTGTACAACAGCTATTGAGAATCTGGAACGTCGTGAGGCCGGTGAGATGGGTATTACTCAGGCGGAAAAAGATGCATACGTGTCTGAGTTAAGGTTATTGCGTGCATTCCACTATCTCCGTATCATGGATATCTGGGGTAATGTGCCTATCGTGACACAAGTAGGTATTCCTGTTAGTCCACCTACAGCAACGCGTAAAGAAGTATTTGACTTTGTTGAAAAAGAGATCCTTGATCATATTGAAGATGCGCCGTTGTTGAGTAAAGCGTTGATCGGACGTATGTCCAAAGCGGGTGCTTATTCCATGCTGGTAGAGCTGTATCTGAATGCGGAGAAATGGAGTGGTACACCAAGATGGGATGACTGTATCGCTGCTGCCAATAAACTCATCAATGGTGAAGCGGGTGGTATGAATGGTACACTTGCGCTGGATACTAATATCACAGATACTTATAAGCCGACCAACGATCTGTCTAAGGAAATCATTTTTTCTATAGCATATGATTACCAGGTGGCAGATTTTACACCACAGTGGACCGGTGACTTCTATCACTTTAACCAAGGTCTTATCAATGGTAATGACCGTAATGGTAATGATGGTGTTGTTGTTATTCCTGGTGTGTATACCACTTTCAGCGATGCAGATAAGCGTAAGAAAGAATGGATATCAGCAGGTCCGCAATGGAAATATGGTTCAGCCGATACAATACCTGTAATTGCAAGTGGTGGTAACGAGTATAACGGCGAACAGCTGGTATTCGTTGACAATATCCGTAAGAACAAGCTTGGCAGCACTACATCAGATATGACACAGGGTGAAGAAAACAGCGGTGTTCGTTTCAATAAATACAAACTGGGACCGATCAACGATCCTCATTACAGAAGCACTGACTGGGCTGTATATCGTCTGTCATGGGTATATTTTGCAAAGGCTGAGGCACTGATGCGTAAGAATGGCGGAACAGCTACTCAGGAAGCGGTTGACCTGGTGAATGCCTGTAAACAACGTGCTTTTGCGCCTGCAGTATGGGAGGCGAATAAGTATACTACTTCTACGCTGACTATGGATGAACTGCTGGCCGAACTGGGTCGTGAGTTTATCTTTGAAGGTTACCGTCGTCAGGAGCTGATCCGTTGGAATAAGTTTACCACTGCTACCTGGTGGGATCACAGGGCTTCTGAGTCATTCAGAGAACTTTTTGCAATTCCTCAGGTACAACGTGCACTGAATGTTAACCTGGAACAGAATCCTGGTTATCCTAAATAG
- a CDS encoding SusC/RagA family TonB-linked outer membrane protein produces MKRGFSFFSRVCLHSLWMLLLSLVAFSQNKVITGKVTDAQGNTPLPGVTVQIQGTSKGTQTAPDGTYKLEAPQGATTLVFTFVGYKKLEQPISASGTTNVTMAADVTALKDVVVVGYGTQKKTEVTSAITSVTAEDFRQSGARNAMDLVQGKVAGLQITRTSGSNPNNGPAIQLRSVTTLNKNQGPLIVVDGIPGGNLDLLQQDDIESISVLKDGSAAAIYGTRANAGVVLITTKRGKAGAPRVDYNTYFRKEYTQRMPKFLTADEYAAKIASGEIKSEDKGHRTNFPDLLINHDNLTQYHNLAFSGGSENTSYRASVYYSNLEGVLKENERQQYGGRLSITSKGLDNRLTGQFNLATNVNNANLLTDGGNLVGYFTFQPTYSPYNDDGSWYFEQTSTNELARLHQQTYKRQQQTTSADAKVSLDLVKGLKASIFGAVTRDSWTDGQYADRASELSIETYQGTGWAAQNSELKLKYAVEPTLEYNLTANQHTISAVAGYSYRYDVDQGFDGSNYGFLNDRFHEDNLGAGNQIKLGKATLGSYKNDNTLIAFFGRVNYVFNDKYMASAIIRREGSSKFGVNNKWGNFPAISAGWNLHKEDFLSNVSFIDQLKVRLGYGVTGNSDFDNYASLVLLGTGGAYIYPDGVWRETYGPNTNPNPDLRWEKKAEWNFGIDYTFFKGRLGGSIDLFSRKTTDLISTFKSQVPSQVQQDIWTNVGTFKSKGIELMVNAVTMDKKDFRWNTDVTFSTASNIVSSFSNQTYKMTFLDRGDIGGYGALGNALRTYEGGKLGNFYGKRFAGFTDDGKWRFYKRDGSTGPADEISRDNDQTVIGNAIPKYYASMTNSFKYKNWDLRIFMRGKFGFDILNTNELLYGNKAALPSNVLQTAFTKHAKLNDSFQYSDYYLENGSYLKLDEVTLGYNVPFKNKYIRNMRVYFTGGNLATITGYSGNDPDFVKDTGLNPGIDALNNSDDRRSYLSTRSFMLGLNVGF; encoded by the coding sequence ATGAAGAGAGGCTTCTCATTTTTTTCCCGGGTATGCCTACACAGCTTATGGATGCTACTCCTGTCGCTGGTAGCGTTTTCCCAGAACAAGGTCATCACCGGTAAAGTAACCGATGCACAGGGGAATACTCCCTTACCAGGAGTGACGGTACAGATACAGGGTACGAGTAAGGGTACACAGACTGCACCGGATGGTACTTACAAACTGGAAGCGCCACAGGGTGCTACTACACTGGTTTTCACGTTTGTCGGATATAAGAAACTGGAACAGCCTATCAGTGCTTCAGGCACTACGAATGTGACGATGGCGGCTGACGTTACTGCATTGAAAGATGTGGTGGTAGTCGGTTATGGTACACAGAAGAAAACAGAGGTTACTTCCGCAATCACTTCTGTTACAGCTGAGGACTTCAGACAGAGTGGTGCGCGTAACGCAATGGACCTGGTACAGGGTAAAGTGGCTGGTTTACAGATCACACGTACCAGCGGTTCCAACCCCAATAATGGTCCGGCTATACAGCTGCGTAGTGTGACCACATTGAATAAAAATCAGGGGCCATTAATTGTAGTAGATGGTATTCCTGGTGGTAATCTCGACCTGCTGCAACAGGATGATATCGAGTCTATCTCTGTGCTGAAAGATGGTTCTGCTGCTGCGATTTATGGTACACGCGCAAACGCGGGCGTTGTGCTGATCACTACGAAAAGAGGGAAGGCGGGCGCTCCACGTGTAGACTATAATACGTATTTCCGCAAAGAGTATACACAGCGTATGCCCAAGTTCCTGACAGCTGATGAATATGCTGCAAAGATTGCCAGTGGTGAAATCAAATCAGAAGACAAAGGCCACAGAACTAATTTTCCTGATCTGCTGATCAATCATGATAATCTTACACAGTATCATAACCTGGCTTTTTCAGGGGGTAGTGAAAATACCAGTTACCGTGCGAGTGTATATTATTCCAATCTGGAAGGTGTATTAAAAGAGAATGAGCGCCAGCAGTATGGTGGTCGTCTGAGTATTACCTCAAAAGGTCTGGACAATCGTCTGACCGGCCAGTTTAACCTTGCCACTAATGTTAACAATGCGAATCTGCTGACGGATGGTGGCAACCTGGTGGGATATTTTACTTTCCAACCTACTTATTCTCCTTATAATGACGATGGTTCCTGGTACTTCGAACAGACGAGCACCAATGAACTGGCCCGTTTACACCAGCAGACTTACAAACGTCAGCAGCAGACAACTTCTGCAGATGCAAAAGTGTCACTGGATCTCGTGAAAGGATTGAAGGCATCCATCTTTGGTGCGGTAACCCGCGATAGCTGGACAGATGGTCAGTACGCTGATCGTGCGTCTGAGCTTTCTATAGAGACCTATCAGGGAACTGGTTGGGCAGCACAGAACAGTGAACTTAAATTAAAGTATGCAGTAGAGCCTACGCTTGAGTATAATCTGACTGCGAATCAACATACGATTTCAGCAGTAGCTGGTTACAGCTATCGTTATGATGTGGATCAAGGTTTTGATGGTAGCAACTATGGTTTTCTGAATGACAGATTTCATGAAGACAATCTGGGCGCTGGTAACCAGATCAAGTTAGGTAAAGCGACACTTGGCAGTTACAAAAACGACAATACGCTGATCGCATTCTTCGGAAGAGTGAACTATGTATTCAACGATAAATACATGGCATCAGCTATTATACGTCGTGAAGGCTCCTCTAAATTTGGTGTTAATAATAAATGGGGAAATTTCCCGGCTATCTCTGCGGGATGGAATCTGCACAAAGAAGATTTCCTGAGTAATGTTAGTTTCATTGATCAGTTGAAAGTACGACTTGGTTATGGTGTAACCGGTAACTCTGATTTTGATAACTATGCTTCCCTTGTACTGTTAGGGACTGGCGGCGCATACATTTATCCTGATGGTGTATGGCGTGAGACGTATGGCCCTAACACGAATCCGAACCCGGACCTAAGATGGGAAAAGAAAGCTGAGTGGAACTTCGGTATTGATTACACCTTCTTTAAAGGTCGTTTAGGTGGTTCCATTGACCTGTTTAGTCGTAAAACAACAGACCTGATATCCACATTTAAATCTCAGGTACCATCACAGGTACAACAGGACATCTGGACTAACGTGGGTACTTTCAAGTCAAAGGGTATAGAGTTGATGGTGAATGCTGTAACAATGGATAAGAAAGATTTTCGCTGGAATACAGATGTTACTTTCAGTACGGCAAGTAACATAGTGTCTTCTTTCTCTAACCAGACTTACAAGATGACATTCCTTGACCGTGGTGATATCGGTGGCTATGGTGCACTTGGAAACGCGCTGAGAACATATGAAGGTGGTAAACTGGGTAACTTCTATGGTAAACGTTTTGCCGGATTCACTGATGATGGTAAATGGCGTTTTTATAAGAGAGACGGTTCTACAGGTCCTGCGGACGAGATCAGCCGTGACAATGATCAGACGGTGATCGGAAACGCTATTCCCAAATACTATGCATCCATGACGAATAGCTTTAAATATAAAAACTGGGACCTGCGCATCTTCATGCGTGGTAAGTTCGGCTTCGATATTCTGAATACTAATGAATTGCTGTATGGGAACAAGGCAGCTTTGCCAAGTAATGTGCTGCAAACTGCATTCACCAAACACGCTAAACTGAATGATAGTTTCCAATATTCCGATTACTATCTTGAAAACGGTAGCTATTTAAAACTGGATGAGGTAACCCTTGGTTACAATGTTCCATTCAAAAATAAATATATCCGTAACATGCGGGTATACTTCACAGGAGGTAATCTGGCAACTATTACCGGTTACTCAGGCAACGATCCTGACTTTGTAAAAGATACAGGTCTGAATCCGGGTATTGATGCATTGAACAACAGTGATGACCGCAGATCTTATCTGAGCACAAGATCCTTCATGCTGGGATTAAATGTGGGCTTCTGA
- a CDS encoding DinB family protein: protein MAQPEVWMRGPLPGVPALLQPVAHALLQAQEEIHALLQDFPDELLWEQPAGVASVGFHLRHIAGVLDRLSVYAAAGTLSEAQLAYLAGEKIPGAVTTEMLLAALDEQIAKTIAKLKETDETTLTAFRGVGRKQLPSTVMGLLFHAAEHTMRHTGQLLVTVKVVQS from the coding sequence ATGGCTCAACCTGAAGTATGGATGCGGGGGCCGCTTCCTGGTGTACCCGCTTTATTGCAACCAGTGGCACATGCGTTATTGCAGGCGCAGGAGGAAATACATGCCCTGTTACAGGACTTTCCTGATGAACTTTTATGGGAGCAGCCGGCAGGCGTTGCTTCTGTCGGATTCCATTTGCGGCATATTGCCGGTGTATTGGACAGATTATCTGTGTATGCAGCTGCAGGGACATTGTCAGAAGCGCAGCTTGCTTATCTGGCAGGAGAGAAGATACCGGGAGCGGTAACAACAGAGATGTTGCTGGCAGCATTAGATGAACAGATTGCAAAGACGATTGCAAAGTTAAAGGAGACAGATGAGACTACACTGACAGCATTCCGTGGCGTCGGCAGGAAGCAGTTGCCGTCTACCGTAATGGGTTTATTATTTCATGCAGCAGAGCATACGATGCGACATACCGGGCAATTACTTGTTACAGTAAAAGTGGTACAGTCGTAA
- a CDS encoding sialidase family protein → MMKKYMLIAALLVVSLFAANAQRKATLVREEFIMEKPPVPAAHASTITALPDGDLLASWFGGSRESAPDVCIYTARFHKGKWSAPEVVASGVINDSTRYAAWNPVLITTKAGRVILFYKVGPNPREWWGMLISSTDNGLSWSAPERLPGNILGPIKNKPVQLADGSILHPSSTESLDEKDWHIHVELSDSTGHQWKRVPIDCDTFGVIQPSALFHAGKRLQMLCRSRQNAIVQTWSTDNGQTWSPLTKQSMLNPNSGIDAVTTRNGQQVLVYNPAVSGKDWWNGRNELRVAVSIDGEHWKDVYVLVKEAKGEFSYPAIIQTKDGILHITYTYDRKNIRYVALKL, encoded by the coding sequence ATGATGAAGAAGTACATGTTGATAGCGGCGTTGCTGGTCGTGTCATTGTTCGCCGCCAACGCTCAACGCAAAGCCACCCTCGTCAGGGAGGAATTTATTATGGAAAAGCCGCCGGTACCGGCAGCACATGCGTCTACTATTACCGCGCTGCCGGATGGTGATCTGCTTGCCTCCTGGTTTGGCGGAAGCCGGGAAAGTGCACCGGATGTTTGCATCTATACAGCCCGCTTTCATAAAGGAAAATGGTCTGCTCCTGAAGTAGTCGCCAGTGGGGTAATCAATGACAGTACCCGCTATGCCGCCTGGAACCCGGTATTGATCACCACAAAGGCTGGACGGGTGATACTGTTTTATAAAGTAGGACCTAATCCCCGGGAATGGTGGGGGATGCTGATCTCCAGTACAGATAATGGACTTAGCTGGTCCGCTCCGGAGCGTTTGCCTGGTAATATACTCGGACCTATCAAGAATAAGCCGGTGCAACTGGCAGATGGCAGCATCTTACATCCTTCCAGTACTGAGAGCCTGGATGAGAAGGACTGGCATATTCATGTGGAATTGTCAGACAGTACCGGGCATCAGTGGAAGCGTGTGCCTATTGACTGTGATACTTTTGGGGTAATACAACCTTCTGCACTGTTTCATGCTGGAAAGCGCTTACAAATGCTTTGCCGTAGCAGACAGAATGCGATTGTACAGACCTGGTCCACCGATAATGGGCAGACCTGGTCTCCGCTCACGAAACAATCAATGCTGAATCCTAATTCCGGCATAGACGCAGTCACTACCCGGAATGGCCAGCAGGTACTTGTGTATAACCCGGCTGTGTCCGGAAAGGATTGGTGGAATGGGAGGAATGAACTGAGAGTGGCGGTATCTATAGATGGAGAACACTGGAAAGATGTATATGTACTGGTGAAGGAAGCGAAAGGCGAGTTCAGTTATCCGGCGATCATACAGACAAAAGATGGGATACTACACATTACCTATACTTATGACAGAAAGAATATCAGGTATGTGGCACTAAAATTATAA
- a CDS encoding SusD/RagB family nutrient-binding outer membrane lipoprotein, with protein sequence MKKTLIKIGCFIALSVGLAGCKGELDDYYIDPDKTSNPTIEKLFSSILDNNRVRPNYSEMREIVLPMCAAFCQTAASDNKEERYLQPANPVQSLWNDYYTPSNQGTDLNYNTGNGIVAQYRTMERLYRELPLDERPNFTIFMKAGQALLLDQTAQMVDMFGDIPFTEAGSLDIDNTISNAKFDDQRMLYDTVLVGLKDLADWFTATTPNAIATASFNAQDYLMKGSIDKWRRYINSVRLRYLMRISRSDVEEARAKSEIQEILANPILYPLVDGDGIGDNYSPASTDILLYQLTNYTNTPMNSFTEIRAQMAPDYMLNKVMLPSNDPRIPFMFDKNTRTDKTPNRWYQAMSQTEVRQTDSMNNYSIWDSTTYLTNGKLPGIYMSAAEVNFLKAEAFERWGLTGGTAQGSYELGIRQAIAFINFLNKQNPSAREALPQPSTATVSAFISNPNIAYTGTSTEKLEKIYIQKWLHFNILQGRQAWAEYRRTGYPRITVIPSTRVDYELPPTRFLYPASETGYNSSYEAVREKNTRNAKIFWMGE encoded by the coding sequence ATGAAAAAAACATTAATAAAAATAGGTTGTTTTATCGCGCTGAGCGTTGGCCTGGCGGGATGTAAGGGCGAACTGGATGATTATTATATCGATCCTGATAAAACCAGCAACCCTACTATTGAAAAATTATTTTCTTCTATACTCGATAATAACCGCGTAAGACCTAACTATAGTGAAATGCGCGAGATCGTTCTTCCGATGTGTGCAGCTTTCTGTCAGACTGCTGCTTCCGATAACAAGGAAGAAAGATACCTGCAGCCGGCCAACCCGGTTCAATCGCTGTGGAATGATTACTATACGCCAAGTAACCAGGGTACTGATCTTAACTATAATACCGGTAATGGTATCGTAGCGCAGTATCGTACGATGGAGCGTCTGTATCGTGAGCTTCCGCTGGATGAACGTCCGAACTTTACCATCTTCATGAAAGCCGGCCAGGCATTGTTACTGGACCAGACTGCACAGATGGTGGATATGTTTGGTGATATTCCTTTTACAGAGGCAGGTTCACTGGATATCGACAACACCATTTCCAATGCGAAATTTGATGACCAGCGTATGCTGTATGATACCGTACTGGTAGGTCTGAAAGACCTGGCTGACTGGTTCACTGCAACAACGCCTAATGCGATCGCTACTGCTTCTTTCAATGCACAGGATTACCTGATGAAAGGAAGTATTGACAAATGGCGCCGTTATATCAACTCTGTTCGTCTGCGTTACCTGATGCGTATTTCCAGATCAGATGTTGAAGAAGCAAGAGCAAAATCAGAAATACAGGAAATCCTCGCCAATCCGATCCTTTATCCACTGGTAGACGGAGATGGTATTGGTGATAACTACAGTCCTGCAAGCACTGACATCCTGTTATATCAGCTGACGAACTACACCAACACGCCGATGAACTCCTTTACAGAGATCAGGGCACAGATGGCGCCGGACTACATGCTGAATAAGGTAATGTTACCATCCAACGATCCACGTATTCCTTTCATGTTTGATAAGAATACCCGTACGGATAAAACACCAAACCGCTGGTATCAGGCAATGAGCCAGACGGAAGTACGTCAGACGGACAGTATGAATAACTATTCTATCTGGGATTCTACTACTTACCTGACAAACGGAAAACTGCCAGGTATCTATATGTCTGCAGCAGAAGTAAACTTCCTGAAAGCGGAAGCCTTTGAACGCTGGGGACTGACCGGTGGTACTGCACAGGGTAGCTATGAACTGGGTATCCGACAGGCAATTGCATTCATCAACTTCCTGAACAAGCAGAACCCAAGTGCAAGAGAAGCGCTGCCACAGCCTTCTACTGCAACTGTATCTGCCTTCATCAGTAATCCGAACATTGCCTATACTGGTACTTCAACAGAAAAACTGGAAAAGATATATATACAGAAATGGCTGCATTTTAACATATTGCAGGGCCGTCAGGCATGGGCTGAGTACCGTCGTACCGGCTATCCACGCATTACTGTAATTCCTTCAACGCGTGTAGATTATGAGTTGCCTCCTACCAGGTTCCTGTATCCTGCGAGTGAGACAGGTTATAACTCCAGCTACGAAGCTGTGAGGGAGAAAAATACGCGTAATGCAAAAATTTTCTGGATGGGAGAATAA